The nucleotide window TGACCGTAGCATGCTGTAATATGAAACCAACTAAAATTGGAGATAAGCCTCCAACTGCTCGACCAAAGTTGAATATCGTGTTAGTAGCCGTACTGCGAACTTCAACTGGAAAGTAATTACTGATTAATGCACCATATCCAGCAAACATTCCATTCGAAAAGAATCCGACGATAGCGCCACCAACTAAAAGGCCTGTACTGCCGGATGCATAGGAATAGAGGAAAACCGACACTGCTGAGGCAAATAAGAAAATTCCGTATGCCTTCTTCATCCCCAGTCGATCCATGAATTGCCCAAATGTCAGCATTCCTGCAATCATTCCTACTGCAGTACTTATCGTCCAAAGTGCAGAACTTGATACTGATAATCCCTGTGATTTTTGCAGCATTGATGGCAGCCAAATCATCAGTCCATTATAGCCGGCAATTTGAACACTCGCCATTATAGCTAATGCCACTGTTGTTAAAGCAATCCTTTTTGTTGCAAATAATTGCTTTAAATTTCCTTGCTTCGGCACAAGCTTTTTCACTTTTTTCGAAGCTAGCCATTCCGGGGATTCGGCTAAATTCTTCCGCACAATAAAGGCAAAGATAACCGGAAGCACTCCGACAAGGAACAATCCTCTCCAACCCCATGCCGGAAGTAGGATAGCGCTAAGTAGTGCGGCAAGAATCACCCCATATTGAGCCCCGATACTAACATATGATGAAGCACGTCCCTGCTTATTCTTTGGCCATGCCTCTGCGACCAATGCCATGCCGATTCCATATTCTCCTCCTGCTCCTAGACCAGCAATAAATCGAAATAGGTATATTTGTTCAATATTTGTTGCCAGTCCGGTTAGTGCCGTACCGATAGCAAACAAAATGATCGTATAAGTAAAGATCTTCACTCTTCCAAACCTGTCTGCTAGAATTCCGAAAATTATTCCTCCAACGAGCATCCCTATGTTGGTAATAGAAGAAATAAGTCCACCCGTTGCTAAATCAATATGAAATTCTGCGATTATGAGGGACATAGCAAAAGAAATAAACATAATGTCCATTCCCTCTAGGGTTAAACCTGCGACTGAAGCTACTACTGTTTTTCTCTGATAATTCACTTTTTGACGTCTCCTTCCAAGCCTCTCTGGACTATGATTAAAAGATACTTTGGCAAAATAAGATGCCCCTTCATCCAAAGGACAAAAGGGCATCATATAAGAACAGAATATACGAAGTTACTTTCGCCTTTTGGTCTCTCTGGACCAGATTAAAGGGAATATATTTTTACTAATACTATCATGACAATTAATTTGTGACAATAATTTTTTTACTTCGAATTTTTGATTTTGTAATTTTTATGATTCACAATGGTTATTAATGGTTCGCCTTTATCCTTTGAAAAACCGTATTGAACAATTACAGAATTTTCCCTAATGGCAGAAACCTCACCTTCAAAGGAGTTCCCTTCCCGCTTAAAGGAAATAATATCGCCAACTTTTGCAGTAGCCATTCCATCACCTCTTCTTTATCTTATCCAGAAAATAGTTTATACTAAATGAACTATCATATTCAATAAAAGGAGATATTTTCTATGACTGAGAATCATCAACCCGAAGAGGGAAAGAAGAAAATCAGCTTGCAAGAGGCAATGAAGCAGCAATTAGCAAACAAAAAGAATCAAGCCTCCTCTAGTAATGGAAATACAAATGCAAACCTTTCAACTAAAAAGTTGAAGAGCCAGCAAACAAAGAAACCAAGCAATACCCGCAGAAAAATGGGTACCTAATGAACGGGCAAAATCGGAAAGACATAGTCCCGGGCCTGACAGTTGACATTGTTTTAAAAAAGGACCAAAGAACAGGTAAACTTACTAGAGGAATCGTAAAAGATATCCTTACCAATTCAAGCACCCATCCCCATGGCATCAAAGTAAGGCTAACAGATGGCCAGATTGGGCGCGTTCAGAAAATTAATCCCAATTAAGTGAGTAAGAAAGCATTTATGGAACATTTCCTGAAATGATTTTTTATTTAAAATGAAGTTTCACAGATTACCATTCAAACTAAACCATGATCATTTTTTGTTACCCTATTGAAAAAGGGAAGTGATTCCTACATCACTTCCCTTTCTTCATTTATTCTTTCGTTAATGTTAAGGAATTGTCCCTACTCATTTCTTTTTCTAACTGTGTCAGCTGGGCATCAAAGCTACTGTTGCTGAAGGACTTGCTAACTTTTTGTTCTAACCGGTCGAGGTAGTGCTCAATATCTTTAAACTTCGAGAATGACTTTTGGTGGTAAGAATCAGATTCTAACACCTGGTTCATTCCGATATTGGCACGTGTAATATTTTCCCTGCCCATTAATTCCATTCTTCGTAAATGCATATCCTTCAGTTTTTGCTTCATTTCCTCATATTTTATTTCTAATTCAATTAACTGCTCTGTTGCCTGTTCAAGTGATGCTTCTAAGCGTTGCATACGCTCTGAATAATGCTGATGCTCGGCCGTAGCAAATTGGCAGAGTTCTTCTTCCCCTGCTTTTAAAGCAAGTTCTGCTTGATACTTTCTTTTTTCAGCTAATTCCCTTGCTAGGTTATGCTCTCTGGTAAATTCATCTTTTAATTGCGACTGACGTTCTACCAATTTCCCAACCTTTGCTGCTTCCTGCTCACATTGGTGGAGGTATTGATTGAGTTTAGCAATCGGATTTTGTTTTTCCTTTTGATGTAGCGTTTCATTTATATCTGCGACGATAATATCTTTTATTCTAGTAAATAAGTTTG belongs to Neobacillus sp. OS1-2 and includes:
- a CDS encoding MFS transporter encodes the protein MNYQRKTVVASVAGLTLEGMDIMFISFAMSLIIAEFHIDLATGGLISSITNIGMLVGGIIFGILADRFGRVKIFTYTIILFAIGTALTGLATNIEQIYLFRFIAGLGAGGEYGIGMALVAEAWPKNKQGRASSYVSIGAQYGVILAALLSAILLPAWGWRGLFLVGVLPVIFAFIVRKNLAESPEWLASKKVKKLVPKQGNLKQLFATKRIALTTVALAIMASVQIAGYNGLMIWLPSMLQKSQGLSVSSSALWTISTAVGMIAGMLTFGQFMDRLGMKKAYGIFLFASAVSVFLYSYASGSTGLLVGGAIVGFFSNGMFAGYGALISNYFPVEVRSTATNTIFNFGRAVGGLSPILVGFILQHATVTVAMSYLALLYCISFMALISLGKGRTGREHKAIYPSTKAAS
- a CDS encoding DUF2187 family protein; this translates as MATAKVGDIISFKREGNSFEGEVSAIRENSVIVQYGFSKDKGEPLITIVNHKNYKIKNSK
- a CDS encoding YwbE family protein, which encodes MNGQNRKDIVPGLTVDIVLKKDQRTGKLTRGIVKDILTNSSTHPHGIKVRLTDGQIGRVQKINPN
- a CDS encoding PspA/IM30 family protein, with the translated sequence MTNLFTRIKDIIVADINETLHQKEKQNPIAKLNQYLHQCEQEAAKVGKLVERQSQLKDEFTREHNLARELAEKRKYQAELALKAGEEELCQFATAEHQHYSERMQRLEASLEQATEQLIELEIKYEEMKQKLKDMHLRRMELMGRENITRANIGMNQVLESDSYHQKSFSKFKDIEHYLDRLEQKVSKSFSNSSFDAQLTQLEKEMSRDNSLTLTKE